In Mytilus trossulus isolate FHL-02 chromosome 14, PNRI_Mtr1.1.1.hap1, whole genome shotgun sequence, a genomic segment contains:
- the LOC134695969 gene encoding anhydro-N-acetylmuramic acid kinase-like, protein MASFSGIGCTTGPSLDGLDLCHVEFTGDVQTDIWGYRIMKATTIPYTPEWQGLLRTACQLSGEQLIRLHVEYGHFVGQTIDEFIQTEGINNLDFVASHGHTVFHQPNLGYTFQLGDGETTAVHLRYPFVCNFGNKDVALGGQGAPLVPNGEKFLFSHKDICINLSGIANIGLRGLQGYDVCPCNYVSNMLANLHDSKLEYDPEGDLARTGKVMDDVLQQLEELDYYKQLPPKSMESEKIENSVLPLLDTKKYQIPDLLRTFAEHVANRLADACKDGRNTLHAGTVSKQNGVIKVLVSGGGSFNTHLIELFQSKLLNEGFDIEIADRDTIVFKEALIFAFLGLRCLLNQENIMASVTGSKFDSISGSIHRPVHSSSSVTRIIRFLMEKNKQRTNSSSSICSS, encoded by the exons atggcaTCATTTTCCGGGATAGGTTGCACAACTGGACCTTCTTTAGATGGTTTGGACTTGTGTCATGTCGAATTTACAGGTGACGTGCAAACAGATATATGGGGATACAGAATAATGAAAGCTACGACAATACCATACACCCCGGAATGGCAAGGATTACTTCGAACAGCATGCCAGCTTAGCGGGGAGCAGCTTATTCGACTTCATGTGGAGTATGGACATTTTGTAGGGCAAACGATTGACGAATTCATTCAAACTGAAGGAATAAACAATTTGGATTTTGTAGCGTCACATGGGCATACTGTTTTCCATCAGCCAAATTTGGGATATACATTCCAGCTCGGAGATGGTGAGACAACTGCTGTACATTTAAGATATCCATTTGTATGTAACTTTGGTAATAAAGATGTTGCACTTGGTGGTCAAGGCGCTCCGCTAGTTCCTAACGGAGAAAAATTTCTCTTCAGTCACAAAGATATATGCATTAATTTGAGTGGAATTGCTAACATTGGTCTAAGGGGGCTTCAAGGGTATGATGTGTGTCCATGTAATTATGTTTCAAATATGCTGGCTAATCTACACGACTCTAAACTGGAGTATGATCCAGAAGGCGACTTAGCACGGACGGGTAAAGTAATGGACGATGTATTACAACAGTTAGAAGAGCTAGACTACTACAAGCAACTCCCACCAAAGTCAATGGAATCAGAAAAGATTGAAAATAGTGTGCTACCATTACTTGAT aCTAAAAAATACCAAATTCCTGATCTACTCAGGACATTTGCTGAACACGTTGCCAACAGATTGGCTGATGCATGCAAAGATGGACGAAATACGTTGCATGCGGGAACTGTTTCCAAACAAAATGGCGTAATTAAAGTTTTAGTTTCTGGAGGTGGATCTTTTAATACACATTTAATCGAATTATTTCAATCTAAGCTACTAAATGAAGGATTTGACATTGAGATTGCCGACAGGGACACTATTGTGTTCAAAGAAGCGTTGATATTCGCTTTTCTTGGACTCCGCTGTTTGTTGAATCAAGAAAACATTATGGCATCTGTTACGGGAAGTAAATTTGACTCAATTTCCGGGAGTATTCACCGTCCAGTTCATTCAAGTAGTTCCGTTACGAGGATAATTCGATTTTTGAtggagaaaaacaaacaacgcACAAACTCGTCATCATCAATTTGCTCCAGCTAA